The Thermodesulfobacteriota bacterium nucleotide sequence GCACGGCCAGGCCGATCTGAGAAAAGATCATGATCCCGTAATCTCCAGGTCGGTTCCGGTGAAGGGAGGAGTAGATCCCGAGGGGGATGGAGAGGCCGATCGAAAAGAGCATCGAAAGCAGCGCCAGGGGGACGGTCACCTGGAGCCGCGAAAGGATGAGAGAGGTGACGGGGACCTCATAGGTGATCGAGCGGCCCAGATCTCCGAGGGCCAGATTTTTCATGTATTGGAGGTACTGCAGGAGGGCCGGCCGATCCAGCCCCATCTGGTGCCTCAACTTCTGGAGCATCTCGGGAGTGGCCTGGATGCCCAGGATGATCTGGGCCGGATCGCCTGGAAGGACCATGAGGACCGAAAAGATCACCATCGAAACGATCAGGAGGGTCAAGAGCAGGACGATGGTCCGTTTGAGAAGATAGGCTATCATCTTTTTGAAAAAAAAGGGCCAGAGATCTTTTAGGAGAAAACCTCAGGCCCGTTCGACAAGAAGAGAGCCGAAATCCAAATCTCGGGATCGGTCTATTTCTGGATCCAGACCTCGCTCACGTCCTGGGCGGTGATGGGATAGTCCTTCCACCAGTTCATCACCTCTTTCTTCATCGTGGGAAGGCTGGGGAGGACGAAGAGGAACCCGTTGACCGCATCTTCGGCGATCATCTTCTGGAGCGTGACGTAGAGTTCTCTTCTCCGTTTCGGATCGATCTCCATCTCCGCCTTCTTGAGCGTCTCCTGGAACTTCGGGTTGTCGTAGCGGAAGTAGTATTTGGGATTGGCGTAGATGTCGATGTCAAAGGGCTCGGCGTGGCCGATGACGGTGAGGTCGAAGTCGGCATTCCTGAAGACGCGGTCGATCCACTGCCCCCACTCCATCAACTCGATCTTGAGCCGGATGCCCACCTGCGAGAGCATATCCGCTATGATCTCCCCCGAACGCCTCGCATAGGCGAACCGCTCAGGGATTCTGAGCACCGCCTCGAACCCGTTCGGATGCCCCGCCTCGGCGAGGAGCTGTTTGGCCTTCTTTGGATCGTAGGGGTAGGTTTTCGTCAGATCGATGTAGTAGGGGTTGCCCGGGTCCATGTGGCTTCCGATGGGCACCCCGTAGCCGGACATCGCCCCTTTGATCAAGGCACTGCGGTCGATGGCATGGGCCATGGCCTTGCGGACCCGGACATCGTCGAAGGGTTTTCTCGAATGGTTGGTCGAGAGGATGACCTCGGTCGTCGTGTATCCATTGAGAACCTTAAACTTCGGATCCTTCTCAAGGAGGAGGGCGTTCTCCGGGCTCACATCGTAACCGATGACGTCGACGTCCCCCGCCTTCAGGCTGGCGATCTGGGCGCTCGGATCCCCGATGAATTTGAAGGTGACCTTGTCGAGGTAAGGAAGCCCCTTCCGGTGGTATCCCTCGAATTTCGCCAACACGATGCGATCGCCCCGGACCCACTCGACGAATTTGAAGGGGCCGGTCCCCACGGGCGCCGTCTTCAGGGTTTCGACGGCCTGTTTGTGCTGGATGATGGAGTCGGGTCGGGCCAGGTTGAAGAGGAACATCGCATTGGGATTCTTCAGCTTGAATTTGAAGGTGTGAGGATCGACCACTTCCATCGACTCGATCTCCTGATAGTATCTCCGGTTGGGGATGGTGATCTGGGGGTCAAGGAGTCGTTCGAAGGTGAACTTCACGTCCTCCGCATCGAAGGCCTTTCCATCGTGGAACTTCACGCCCTTCTTGAGGAGGAAGGTATACTCCTTTCCGTCTTTGGAGATCTTATATTCCTGGGCCAAAGCGGGAACGACCTTGCCATTTCGGTCGATCCTGACCAGGCCTTCTAACACATTGCCATAGACGACCCTTGGGATGGCCGCGGAGGTGGCAGTGGTGGGGTCGAGCCCTGGCGGTTCCACGCCCTGGGCGATGGTGAGCGATCCCCCATAGACCGGTTTGGGCTCGACCTTGGAGGGCCCTTTGGTCTGGGCATGGCTGGCCGCGGCGAGGCAAAGGATGAAAGCAAGGATGGTGACCAATGCCAAATACCTTTTCATCTCCGATCCTCCTCTTCTCTGCTTTTTCTCCTTTTGTCCCTTCCAGAAAAGGAGCCGATTTGGCCCTGTTAAAAGGCTACCGGCCAGGAGGAAGGACGAACGAAATAGTATCCGACTTCCTCCCGGATTGTCAACCCGAAGGGATTGATCCGACCTTTTCGAAGGCCCGATCCAAGATCCGGACGGCCTGAAGGATGTCATCCTTTTCGATCGTCAGAGGCGGTGTGATCCGGATCACATTGCCGTAGAGGCCTCCTCGGCCGATGAGAAGCCCCTCCTTCTTCGTCTCCTCGAAGATCCGGTCCACCAGATCCGGAGCAGGGGCCTTTCCCTCCTTGACGATCTCCAGGGCTTGGATCAAGCCCATGCCGCGTACCTCGCCGATGATTTCGAATTTCTCCTTCAACCCCTCCAGTCGATCCCTCAGGAACGTTCCCATGATTTCGGCCTTCTGGAGAAGGCCTCTCTTCTCGATGGCCTCGATCGTGGCCAGGGCAGCGGTGGCCGTCACCGGATTTCCTCCGAACGTGGAGAGATGGGGGCCCTTCAAGGCATCGGCCACCTCGGGGGTGGCGATCGTGATCCCTATGGGCGAGCCGTTGGCCGCCCCTTTGGCCATGACCATGATATCGGGCTCCACGCCCCAGTGCTCGATGCCGAACATCTTTCGGCCGGTCCTTCCCCAACCGGTCTGGACCTCGTCGCAGATGAAGAGCCCGCCGTAATGCCTGAGGATCGAGACGACCTCTTGGAAATATTCTTTGGGAGGGGTGATGAAACCGCCCACGCCCTGGATCGGTTCGGCGATGAAGGCGGCCGGATGGCCGGAGGTGGTGGTCTCGATGAGCTCCCTCAAGTCCTTGGCACACAGAAGATCGCAAGAAGGATAGGTCTTTCCGAAGGCGCATCGAAAGCAGTAGGCGTTGTGGGCATGTTTGATCCCGGGGATCGAGCTTCCCCCGAGGCGCCATCGCTGATGGCCGGTGAGGTTCATGGTGAGGAGGGAGTGGCCGCTGTAAGAGTGGCGAAGCGAGATGACCTCGTTGCTTTTCGTGTAGAGCTGGGCCATGAGGATGGCGGTCTCGACGGCTTCGGTGCCGCTGCTCGTGAAGAAGGACTTCTGCAGCCTTCCGGGGGTGATCTGGGCCAGCTTCTCCGCAAGGGAGATGGCCGGAAGGGTGGGGTAGAGGGTGGAGGTGTGCTGGAGCCTTCTCATCTGCTCGCAGGTCTTCTCCGTGATCTCCTCGTCGCAGTGGCCCACGCTGATGGTGACGATCCCTCCGAAGAAGTCGAGATATTCCCTGCCCTCGATGTCGTAAAGATACTTCCCCCTGCCTCTCTCGAGGAAGAGAGGCTCCTCATAGTAGTGGGTCACCCAGGGGACGAGGTATTTCTTTTGCTTCTCGTAGATCTCTTTCTTGTCCATGGAGATTCCTTTCCAGGGTCAAAGGCTTGCCAACTCCTCATTGAGGAGGTCGGAGACGAACATGTGTCCCGGGGCATGGGTGATGCAGAGATCGGGTTTGGCCTTCATCACCACGGCCTGAGGCGTGACCCCGCAGGCCCAGAAGACCGGAATTTCATCCTTTCCGATCGTCACCGGATCGCCGAAATCAGGTCTTCTCAGATCCCGGATGCCGATCTTTAATGGATCGCCGATGTGCACGGGGGCTCCGTGGACCGAAGGGTATCGGGAGGTGATCTGGACGGCACGGCTCACCATCTCCATCGGAATGGGTCTCATCGTGACGACCATGGGGCCATGGAAGACCCCCGCCGGTCTGCAGGGGATGTTCGAGATGAACATCGGGACATTCTTTTTCTCTTCCAGATGTCGGACAGGGACCCTGGCCCGGAGCATCGCCTCTTCGAAGGAGAAGCTGCATCCTAATAGGAAGCTGACGAAATCTCTCTTCCAGAGGGACCGGATCTCTTTGACCGTGCCCTGGAGCCTCCCTTTTCGATAAATGTTATACCGGGGGAGATCGGTCCGGATGTCTGCCTCCTTCGACAGGAATTCGGTCCGAAACTTTCCCGGCTCCAAGACCTCGAGCAGGGGGCAGGGCTTCGGGTTCCTCTGACAGAAGAGGAGAAAGTCGAAGGCATACCTCTCTGGAAGGATGACGAGGTTGGCCTGGGCATAGCCCAGGGCCAGGCCCGCGGTGGGTTTGTCCCATTTTCCTTGCCGGATGAGGAGACGGGTCTCTCTCGGCGAAAGCCGCTCGATATCTTCGATCCTGCTACTCATGGATTGATCAGGCTTCCTGGAGCACTTTAAGGCTGACCCCTTCGACGATGTCCTTGACCTTTTCTTTATAAGCCAGCATGTGGGGGGCGGTGAGGTGATTTTGGAGGGCCTCCAGGCTTTCCCATTTTTCGATAACGGTGACCCTGTCTTCATCGAGGCTCTGAAGGGGAAGGCCGGCGGGGAGGTCGAGGGTCGGAACATATTCGATGCATCCCTTCTCAGCCCTGACGCGAGGGACATTGGCCTTGAAGATTTCGAGAAATTCGAACCGTCTTTGGGGTTTGACCCGAATGGTGGCGATCACGTAGACCATCTTTTCCCTCCCTCGGTGGAGCATCTCTTTAAATCCATTCTACCTTAACCTCGTGGAAATGCAACCCCTGGAGTTTCTCGACACCGTTTTGAGGAGTTATTGACCGGGATGGAAGAGAAGTGAGGGGGGCGAAGGATTGGGTTTCATTTCCGTTACCTGGCCTCCCTTTCAAACGGACAGGATTCCGTAAGGGCGTTTTTCACAGTCCGAGGAAGGCCTTTCGAACGACGTCGGATTCCAACAGCTCTGTTCCTTTACCGGTATGGATGGTCCGGCCGGTCTGGAGGATGTAGCCCCGGTCAGCGATCTCCAGGGACTCCCGGACATTCTGCTCGACGAGAAGGATGGTCAGGCCCTCCTTTTTTAAGAGGGAGATGGTCTCGAAGAGTTCGCTCACCAGCTTCGGCATCAGGCCCAAGGAGGGTTCATCGAGCATCAGCAACTTTGGCCGGATCATCAGGCCCCGACCGATGGCGAGCATCTGCTGTTCGCCACCGCTCAAGGTCTCCCCTCTCTGCCGCCTCCGCTCCTTCAGTCTCGGGAATAATCGATAGACGTACTCCAGATGGTTCTGGACCTCTTTTTCCGAAGAGGAGATGAAGGCCCCCAGAAGGAGATTCTCCTCGACGGTCAAGGGGCCGAAGATCCGCCTCGACTCGGGAACGTAGACCAACCCCATCCTCACGATCCTCGCGGTCTCCTCGCGGGTGATCTCTTTGCCGTCGAAGAGGATCCGGCCGGAGACCGGAGGGGCAACGCCCATAATCGCCTTCAGGGTGGTGCTTTTGCCCGCGCCATTGGCGCCCACCATGGCGACCAGTTCCCCGGGGTTCACCTCAAGGGTCACCTCGTGGAGGGCTGGGACCCCTTCGTAATGGACCGCAATCTTATCGACCTTTAGCATATCTCTCCCCGAGGTAGGCCTCGATGACGATCTCCTGTTTGGCGACGTCCTCCGGGCGTCCTTCGGCGATCTTCCGGCCTGCGGCCATGACGATGATCCGTTCCGAGATCGTCATGATAAATTCCATGACGTGCTCGGTCAAGAAGAGGGTCAAGCCCATCTCCTCTTTGATCCTCTGAAGGGTCTGGATGATCTCTTTCGTCTCAAGGGGGTTGAGGCCCGCGGCCACTTCGTCGAGCATCAGGAGTTTGGGTTTCGTGGCGATGGCCCGGGCCAGTTCGATTCTCTTCTGGAGCGCGATGGGAAGCCCGGAGGGAAGGGCGCTTGCGACCTCGGCAAGGCCCATCCGCTCCATGATCTCCCTGGCCTCCTTCCGGGCCACCTCCCTCTCATCGGTCCGACAGAAGGCCCCGATCATCAC carries:
- a CDS encoding ABC transporter ATP-binding protein, with product MLKVDKIAVHYEGVPALHEVTLEVNPGELVAMVGANGAGKSTTLKAIMGVAPPVSGRILFDGKEITREETARIVRMGLVYVPESRRIFGPLTVEENLLLGAFISSSEKEVQNHLEYVYRLFPRLKERRRQRGETLSGGEQQMLAIGRGLMIRPKLLMLDEPSLGLMPKLVSELFETISLLKKEGLTILLVEQNVRESLEIADRGYILQTGRTIHTGKGTELLESDVVRKAFLGL
- a CDS encoding ABC transporter substrate-binding protein, translating into MKRYLALVTILAFILCLAAASHAQTKGPSKVEPKPVYGGSLTIAQGVEPPGLDPTTATSAAIPRVVYGNVLEGLVRIDRNGKVVPALAQEYKISKDGKEYTFLLKKGVKFHDGKAFDAEDVKFTFERLLDPQITIPNRRYYQEIESMEVVDPHTFKFKLKNPNAMFLFNLARPDSIIQHKQAVETLKTAPVGTGPFKFVEWVRGDRIVLAKFEGYHRKGLPYLDKVTFKFIGDPSAQIASLKAGDVDVIGYDVSPENALLLEKDPKFKVLNGYTTTEVILSTNHSRKPFDDVRVRKAMAHAIDRSALIKGAMSGYGVPIGSHMDPGNPYYIDLTKTYPYDPKKAKQLLAEAGHPNGFEAVLRIPERFAYARRSGEIIADMLSQVGIRLKIELMEWGQWIDRVFRNADFDLTVIGHAEPFDIDIYANPKYYFRYDNPKFQETLKKAEMEIDPKRRRELYVTLQKMIAEDAVNGFLFVLPSLPTMKKEVMNWWKDYPITAQDVSEVWIQK
- a CDS encoding antibiotic biosynthesis monooxygenase; the protein is MVYVIATIRVKPQRRFEFLEIFKANVPRVRAEKGCIEYVPTLDLPAGLPLQSLDEDRVTVIEKWESLEALQNHLTAPHMLAYKEKVKDIVEGVSLKVLQEA
- a CDS encoding ABC transporter ATP-binding protein produces the protein MLVVKHLVKTFGGLVANDQISFELRKGETLGLIGPNGAGKSTLFNCIAGYYKPTSGQILFEGKDIAGWPPHQVTREGIARTFQGLKTMPNLTVEENVMIGAFCRTDEREVARKEAREIMERMGLAEVASALPSGLPIALQKRIELARAIATKPKLLMLDEVAAGLNPLETKEIIQTLQRIKEEMGLTLFLTEHVMEFIMTISERIIVMAAGRKIAEGRPEDVAKQEIVIEAYLGERYAKGR
- a CDS encoding putative hydro-lyase is translated as MSSRIEDIERLSPRETRLLIRQGKWDKPTAGLALGYAQANLVILPERYAFDFLLFCQRNPKPCPLLEVLEPGKFRTEFLSKEADIRTDLPRYNIYRKGRLQGTVKEIRSLWKRDFVSFLLGCSFSFEEAMLRARVPVRHLEEKKNVPMFISNIPCRPAGVFHGPMVVTMRPIPMEMVSRAVQITSRYPSVHGAPVHIGDPLKIGIRDLRRPDFGDPVTIGKDEIPVFWACGVTPQAVVMKAKPDLCITHAPGHMFVSDLLNEELASL
- a CDS encoding aspartate aminotransferase family protein, producing MDKKEIYEKQKKYLVPWVTHYYEEPLFLERGRGKYLYDIEGREYLDFFGGIVTISVGHCDEEITEKTCEQMRRLQHTSTLYPTLPAISLAEKLAQITPGRLQKSFFTSSGTEAVETAILMAQLYTKSNEVISLRHSYSGHSLLTMNLTGHQRWRLGGSSIPGIKHAHNAYCFRCAFGKTYPSCDLLCAKDLRELIETTTSGHPAAFIAEPIQGVGGFITPPKEYFQEVVSILRHYGGLFICDEVQTGWGRTGRKMFGIEHWGVEPDIMVMAKGAANGSPIGITIATPEVADALKGPHLSTFGGNPVTATAALATIEAIEKRGLLQKAEIMGTFLRDRLEGLKEKFEIIGEVRGMGLIQALEIVKEGKAPAPDLVDRIFEETKKEGLLIGRGGLYGNVIRITPPLTIEKDDILQAVRILDRAFEKVGSIPSG